Proteins encoded within one genomic window of Cyprinus carpio isolate SPL01 chromosome A15, ASM1834038v1, whole genome shotgun sequence:
- the aadac gene encoding arylacetamide deacetylase codes for MMRSKGVVVFVLLGALTAYYVYSPIPNNIEERWKLMLADSFFRSLSQLAELSERMGLLNYMKVMMFITIAERVVPVSDERVQVSDENFDGVEVIVYQPTQKQETGELRRAIIYLHGGGWCLGSSRMGPYDLLAKHMVTELNAVIVSVEYRLAPAYHFPAQFEDVYRVLKYFLRVDVLKGYHISPERIAVSGDSAGGNLAAAVAQQLQKDPEQHVQLKAQALIYPVLQALDLNTPSYQQNQHMPILPRTLMVRFWSEYFTSDKSFLRAMMANRHNNHESAALLKFVNWSSYLPDSYRQAYNYSAPPVVTGKSSVRSIGSHHLLADPRASPLLAPDTALRFLPKAYVLTCEYDVLRDDGLMYVTRLRNAGVDVTHEHYPGGFHGALMFITWPTDFDIGHRMMDNLVSWLKQNL; via the exons ATGATGAGGTCTAAAGGAGTGGTAGTGTTTGTGTTACTGGGCGCGTTAACAGCTTACTACGTTTATTCACCAATCCCGAATAACATAGAGGAGAGATGGAAACTAATGCTCGCCGACTCTTTCTTCAGAAGTTTAAGCCAGCTG GCAGAACTGAGCGAGCGGATGGGACTGTTGAACTACATGAAAGTTATGATGTTCATCACCATTGCAGAGCGAGTAGTGCCTGTGTCAGATGAGAGGGTGCAGGTGTCAGATGAGAATTTTGATGGGGTAGAGGTGATTGTGTACCAGCCAACCCAGAAACAAGAAACAGGAGAGCTGAGAAGAGCCATCATTTACCTGCATGGAGGAGGATGGTGTCTTGGCAGCTCCC GTATGGGCCCATATGATCTGCTAGCAAAGCACATGGTTACAGAGCTCAACGCAGTTATTGTGTCTGTAGA GTATCGTCTTGCCCCAGCTTATCATTTTCCTGCCCAATTTGAGGATGTGTACCGTGTGCTGAAGTACTTCCTTCGTGTTGATGTTCTGAAGGGCTATCATATCAGTCCAGAACGGATTGCTGTGTCTGGAGACAGTGCAGGAGGCAACCTTGCAGCTGCAGTGGCTCAGCAG TTGCAGAAGGACCCAGAACAGCATGTCCAGCTAAAGGCCCAGGCTCTAATCTACCCTGTTCTGCAAGCCTTGGATCTGAACACTCCCTCTTACCAGCAGAACCAGCACATGCCTATACTGCCCCGCACACTGATGGTGAGGTTTTGGAGCGAATACTTCACAAGCGACAAGTCATTTTTGAGAGCCATGATGGCAAACAGACACAACAACCATGAATCAGCTGCTTTGCTTAAGTTTGTCAATTGGAGTTCATACCTACCTGATTCTTATCGCCAGGCATACAATTACAGTGCTCCACCTGTGGTTACTGGAAAAAGTTCAGTGCGTTCTATTGGTTCACATCACTTGCTTGCAGATCCACGAGCCTCGCCATTGCTGGCGCCTGACACAGCCTTGCGTTTTCTGCCAAAGGCTTATGTGTTGACCTGCGAGTATGATGTACTGCGGGATGACGGCTTGATGTATGTCACACGTTTGCGTAATGCTGGAGTTGATGTCACACATGAACATTACCCTGGTGGATTTCATGGGGCACTAATGTTCATTACGTGGCCCACAGACTTTGATATTGGACACAGGATGATGGACAACTTAGTATCATGGCTTAAGCAAAATCTATAA